DNA from Platichthys flesus chromosome 20, fPlaFle2.1, whole genome shotgun sequence:
ctttgaataaacgggtgagcagctctttgtgcagcagctgtggcgcagcttcagggttctgtagACTGAGTCACGTAGCCGGTTCTGCTCAATTACAGCAGGTCGATTTTTAAAGTTACAGAAAAAAGCTACAGCTAGAATTAACACATGCCAAGCAAACCACACATTAAATACAGAGATGTGTACAATGGAAACTGCCCTAGTTCATTTACAAAAGAgtaaggattttattttattttaaaagctgCGCCCAGTGCATTGAGTCACTCAGCCCCTCCTGGCgctgcgctctctctctctctcacactcacacaaacacattgacaatGGATCTATTTATCTCGgctaaaaatataatttgttagTTCGAATGACGTACGTGTTCAATTGCACATTGCGCGGAGAAGTGAGACTAAACTGAAACTTGGAGCCTCCCACTTCTCATCGAATCACCTAAGAGCGATGTTAAGACCAGGTGTGACCAGGACCTCAGAGGTGTCCTTTCCCACCTCAGTGCACCCCCTCCCCAAACACCTCTCTCACCTTCTTGTCCGCCActcaccacttcctcctcctcttcctccttgtttcctctttcCAGCgcacctgctcctctccctgacTGCTTTCAGAGCTTCCTCAGGGAGGAAGCGCTGGACTTTTTCTGTAGCCAGtgtcacaaacaaataagtcgTCTCGAGGACCTCTCCACCCGCCTCAATTTCCTAGAGATGACTAGGTAACAAATCATTCACAACCCGCAACCATTCCaacctgtgtgaatgtgtttgcagTGCTCAATAGACGTGTTCTCATCATGCGTGCATGTTGAAGTAGCAACAAcatggtgtgtgttttgttatggACTGGACATTCTCACACAATCACATTGTGGTGTATTTTGTGGGTTGTTTTAGGCCCTTCTACATCACACTGTTCGCTGCCTGTTTATCATCTGCAACCTGTTTTTGTAGTGTTAGCATTTATTGATGCAAATTCACCTAAGGAATTTCAGTGGCTACTTTGCACCTTTTACATGGTGGATGCTGGTTTCCTTCCCATTGTTTCCATCTTTATAAATTTTGATTTGTCACCCATACATAATAAAGTGTTCTGAAATTTTCCATTTTAAGACGAATAGATTATTTATACCTGTTAATTTGAAGTTTTATGGGTATCCCAGGTGAGTAATCTAGGTATTTTTGGTTCTTCACTTCATTAACTTCATACTTTATCTAAGTTGCCAGCTTGTAGTGGagtaaagctttaaaaaaaaaaactgcttttattGGAACAAACTTGCTGATCCAGGATTATTGACCATTAGCTGCATTACTGAATGTTATTAACTGTGAAATCCGATTTCATCTGTTTACCACCTTTTGTAAATCTGAGAGAGGGCATAGGTCACATCAGAACTTTAAAATATGAGATTActaacagaatttttttttaatctatcaAACACCAAATTGAGGTACAGTTTTCGAAGTTTCTATGAATCAATTTGTCACAGGTCAAAACTAATCCTAGATCAGACGTTGTGTGTGCTGGATTGCTGTGATATGAAAATTTTGTAGCAGATGTTTTGTCATAAATCTAGTACCCAGCACGAGAGAGGGGCTGGGGGTGGATAAGAGGACCATCAGGAGATGGTATCTCTTTCCTCTatcctttttctcttcctgaCAATCTTTCCTGTCGTTCTTTTCCCCCCATCCAGTGCTGGTAAGAGGCTGTCCAGCAAGAAAGTAGCaaggtaaaataaacaattgGTCTGATTTCAGTCATACTCATGATATGAATACtttgaataaaatgtgaatgGAATGAGAATACCACAGTTTATCAAATGTGTACTGGCTCCAGGGAGTTAAGTGGTTTTTTTCTATCTCTTACAGAAATCTCCTCCAGAACAGCTCCATGACTCTGGACACCATGAGCGACTTAACGCGGGACATCCTGGAGCTCGCTGACAATGACATCACAGACAAGGTGACAAAGTTCATACGTCACAGTTTTCACCTGTTAAAGGCAGGAGGTTGATTTCACATTGGCTGCAACACATTGTAGTAGAGAACCCTAACAACatcttttcatttgtctttcgCTAACCATGAAACGTCTACCTTTCCCAGGTGCTCCTCCTCGAGCGTCGAGTGGccgagctggagaaggagtCGGAGGCCTCGGGGGAGCAGCACACGCGGCTGCGCCAGGAGAACCTTCATCTAGTGCACCGGGCCAACGCCCTGGAGGAGCAACTGAAGGAGCAGGAGGTCCTTGCGGACGAGCAGCTACAGCAAGAGACCCGTCGCCACAAGGAGGCGCTGAGCAAGctggagagggaaggagggctggaggaggaaaacCTGCAGGCCAGGTGGGCACTTGAGAGACGATCTGAATGTTTGCACAATATCTTTAGAGGCAAAGTAAAAATTCTAAACataaatgtattgattgtaATATTATCGATTTAATGTTCTTTGCCTGTGCCACCTGGTTTATTACAATACTGTCCCTTTTCTATAAATACCATAAAAAACAATCCTGTCATTATCCGCCATTTTGACGTTTTCAAAACGTTGTATTTTTTCCCTAGAAATGTGTTTAGGTTTTGcttgttgatgtgtttgatTTAATGATGCCTTGAAAACCCATTTGTTGATTCTAATGCCAGAGCTCGACTAGCTGGTTCATTGATGAGTAAGGCCTCCATACTGCCACCCTCTGGCAAATACCTGCCAATGATCCTAAACTGTTCTTTTTGGGAATATTGTCAACCTTTAACAAACGGATTCAGATATATCAGTAGTTGCACTGTGTTTacttgtgtttctgtattttaggCTGCAACAGCTGGATGAGGAGAACAGTGAGCTTCGGTCCTGTGTTCCTTGTCTACGAGCAAACATTGAGAGACTAGAGGAGGTAAGTGCAGGAATATCTCATCTCAtggtttgtctttattttagGCTCCTACTACAGCTGTTCTCATGGATCACATGGATggctcctcctcatcctcaccttctttgtttttccaggagaagaggaagctaCAGGATGAGACGGAAGCCATGTCGGACCGACTGCAAGATGAGACGGAGTCCCGCAGAAAGATGGCAGACAAGCTGAGCCACGAGCGCCACCAGAGCCACAAGGAGAAGGAGTGCACGCAAGAGGTTGAGCTGGTTCCTCTATTTGCAAGATAAACAATGTGCTGGAAAAATTATTCAAGTATAGTCTAGTTACACAGTGACTGTGCTTTTGCCCTTTAACCCTCTCTTTATGATTCCTCATGACTCAACCCACTgactgtctctttgtgtgtctatgCCACAGCTTATTGAAGACCTACGTAAACAGCTGGAGCACCTACAGCTGTACAAGTTGGAGGCTGAGGCGAAGAGAGGACGCACGCCTGGTGCCGGGCTGCAGGAGTACCAGACCCGCACCCGCGAGGCCGAACTGGAGCAAGAGATCAGACGACTCAAACAGGTAATATCCCAAGAGTAGAATAGAAAgcctttatttcatttcattgtacaaaacacaatgacattAAGAGTGCTACTTCGGTTGGTGcataaaagttaaaaagaacaGATTCTTTACAATATGTGACGCAGTTAAAACAATCTTatagagagaaaagaaataaatgtaaagttcCATCGTCCCATGCCTCTTTACATGTGTTATGTTGTCTCATTCTATCACTGTTCTGCTTTGACATGGAAGAATGGTGTAGCATCTGGCCTTCAATGTTTTGTGACGCGTTCCATTTGCCTCCACCTCTCCAGGACAACCGCAGCCTGAAGGATCAGAACGACGAGTTAAACGGCCAGATCATCAACCTGAGCATCCAGGGAGCCAAGAACCTGATGTCGGCCTCCTTCTCCGACTCCCTGGCAGCTGAGATCAGCTCTGTGTCTCGCTCAGAGGTAGGTTATTAGGAAACAAACAAGATGAACACATCCATGACCGGCTCACCTTTTTATTTGAACAATCTCCACTGATTTCCATCTCCCTGTTTTCTAGCTGATGGATGCTATCCACAAACAGGAGGAGATCAACTACAGACTCCAGGACTACATCGACAAAATCATTGTGGCCATCATGGAGTGCAACCCCTGCATCCTGGAGGTCAAATAGACTCCACACAGCCTGGGGGCCAATCGGAGTGAGGTCACAGGCTGTTTAAACAATACTGGAAACTTTGATGAAGGAGAACTACCCGGAGAGGATGTAAAAATATTCGGACGTCGTTTTGgtagaaataaaacaacaacgcACTCAATTCATCCAGCactccccccaccccacctcaAAAATGAAGAATTGATCAAGTCCATGGCTGTCAGTGGAAAAATAAGCTACTTTGAGTTAAACATCCCTTGAGTCTGTTCTTATTTGTGAGTAAATGCGTTTGCCCTCCTGAAAACACTTGGGTTCTGGTGACTTCCATGTATTTGGCTAGAGGGACCTGAGTCGAATGAATGTGTGAGAGGTCAGTGATTGAGAGAAGaaatttaccccccccccccaagaaaaaaaaaaacagtgtcaaTGTTTGATTGAGctaaaaaactaacaaacaggACAATTATACCTAAAGGCCTTAAATGAAAGGTGATACATGAATTAAACGCACCATACTTGCCTCGGTTCAGTCAGTGGGCTGAGATCTCCTGATCCCGGCTgagtcatgttttcatcacaaagAGAGGAAGCCGTATGAAGCTCCGATCAGGAGACGAGCGGGTTTGGTCGTTAAAACGTTAAAAGCTTGCTTTGCTGCCTAATAGTCCCTATAACACTGTGTTCTGTCCACCCAAGCTCTTTCCAGTGAACCCAAGCAAGGGAAGTGTGTAGGGGTTGAGGTAGAGAAATCCCCGGAGGTTatcgttgtgtgtgtttgtgtgtgtttgtgtttgtttgaggtgTTTTGTGTTAAGGTTTTGAAAAAGCTCGGTGACACGAGAAAGCATAACGAGAATGGCCCAGTCGTTCTTGAAACTCTCCCAAATGAAGGAACGCGGTGGTTCTATAATGTGCTTCATCATCTCATTTATTCTTTTACAATGAAACAGGGTCCCGGAGCTCAGGTGGGCTGTGAGCTTCA
Protein-coding regions in this window:
- the rab11fip3 gene encoding rab11 family-interacting protein 3 isoform X3, whose amino-acid sequence is MVLDMVDSPLGLGNPDASFLMQNEVTDSAYLGSESTYSECETFTDEDTGALVPPEMHEDVETDSGIEATLHDPEDSRNRFSLNSEHHNHSVVTVISGEEEHFEDFGESNTSELLLESSVEGTEGECDSPLAQPLEQVNGSSLLSPSAPAPLPDCFQSFLREEALDFFCSQCHKQISRLEDLSTRLNFLEMTSAGKRLSSKKVARNLLQNSSMTLDTMSDLTRDILELADNDITDKVLLLERRVAELEKESEASGEQHTRLRQENLHLVHRANALEEQLKEQEVLADEQLQQETRRHKEALSKLEREGGLEEENLQARLQQLDEENSELRSCVPCLRANIERLEEEKRKLQDETEAMSDRLQDETESRRKMADKLSHERHQSHKEKECTQELIEDLRKQLEHLQLYKLEAEAKRGRTPGAGLQEYQTRTREAELEQEIRRLKQDNRSLKDQNDELNGQIINLSIQGAKNLMSASFSDSLAAEISSVSRSELMDAIHKQEEINYRLQDYIDKIIVAIMECNPCILEVK